The Microcaecilia unicolor chromosome 3, aMicUni1.1, whole genome shotgun sequence nucleotide sequence GACCTGGCAAGAAAAACTTTAGATGACTATTAATTACAGGAACGATGAGCACCATTCCTTCAGACAGGTAGAGCAGAGTTCTGCTTGCCGAGAATTAGCACCACAACAATCCTTCAACCACTCTTTGAAGAGATCATCATCATCCTTCTTCAAGATGAGGAACTGACCTAGCAGAACATACGCCTGTAAagataaaacaaatatatattagtATCTACTGCAAAACATTCTGGGGATTTTTTTTAAGGGGAGATGAATTGTACCAATCAACAGTAGGGGTATCTACTGTTTATTGGTATAAGATAAAACAAATGACATTTCAAAATACTGTGATACCATTGTTCAGGACAAGCCCAAGGATACACTGTATAGCCCAGTCTAATCTTTCAGCAGTAGTGATGCACAATACCATACAGGAAGACCTGGGGGTCAGTTCCCAAGCCAATGAGAACTTAAGGACACCATGATATAATAcattgagtaaaaagtaaaaatatagtAACTACAGTGAAAGCAACtactgttaacatttttatcccaacaattttattgtTCCACAGTTCAatctactttgcttttagtaaaactagaTTTTGAAATGTCACTCATTTAAGTGCGCGAATAAGTCTTCAATCCACCACGGCTAAAAAGgtattcaacaactgcactatcacgaagtggattgttcagtctgacaaacattccttcaaatcaggccaggccgcAATATCACTGATGTCTTAACTTGGTCTACCggtattgatcaaaggaatctctgaaacactggacttccttatagcaaagaattaTCATCATTGCccttatcataagtacataagtaatgccacactgggaaaagaccaaaggtccatcgagcccagcatcctgttcacgacagcggccaatccaggccaagggcacctggcaagcttcccaaacgtacaaacattctatacatg carries:
- the LOC115464525 gene encoding barrier-to-autointegration factor-like protein; the protein is MSNTSQKHRDFVCEPMGDKPVTTLAGIGEVLGTKLEELGFDKAYVLLGQFLILKKDDDDLFKEWLKDCCGANSRQAELCSTCLKEWCSSFL